Proteins found in one Vagococcus carniphilus genomic segment:
- a CDS encoding glycine cleavage system protein H translates to MAEENLWMKEDSEGVTVGLTAVAQDDLGNISFAMLPKVGSEITLGEGVVELEAEKAVVEYESPVSGTVISINEAALKDTSLLDKPDAWLYKVKK, encoded by the coding sequence ATGGCAGAAGAGAATTTATGGATGAAAGAAGATTCTGAAGGAGTAACAGTAGGCTTAACAGCTGTTGCCCAAGATGATTTAGGCAATATTAGTTTTGCTATGTTACCAAAAGTTGGAAGTGAAATTACTTTAGGTGAAGGTGTTGTTGAATTAGAAGCTGAAAAAGCAGTAGTTGAGTACGAATCTCCAGTTTCAGGAACTGTTATCTCTATAAATGAGGCAGCGCTTAAAGATACATCACTATTAGATAAACCAGATGCTTGGTTGTATAAAGTGAAAAAATAG
- a CDS encoding arsenate reductase family protein → MAIFYWYPKCSTCKKAKIWLDENNVDYDIIDMIETPPSKELLVKWMNANDYPIRRFFNTSGIKYREQGLKNIVNDFSEEEAAGRLCVDGMLIKRPIMVLGDKVLLGFKEAEYEKVFL, encoded by the coding sequence ATGGCAATTTTTTATTGGTATCCTAAATGCTCAACTTGTAAAAAAGCAAAAATTTGGTTAGATGAGAATAATGTTGACTATGATATTATCGATATGATTGAAACACCACCTTCAAAAGAACTACTGGTAAAATGGATGAACGCCAATGATTATCCGATTCGTCGTTTCTTTAATACAAGTGGTATTAAATACCGAGAACAAGGCTTGAAAAATATTGTAAATGATTTCTCAGAAGAAGAAGCTGCAGGAAGACTTTGTGTTGATGGCATGCTGATTAAACGCCCGATTATGGTTTTGGGTGATAAAGTATTATTAGGCTTTAAAGAAGCTGAATATGAAAAAGTATTTTTATAG
- a CDS encoding metal-dependent transcriptional regulator — protein sequence MKKSSSNKEDYLKAIYENNGIDEFVSNKTLSNHLGVSPASVTEMVEKLQNDGLIEYKPYTGVKLTQEGLDQTATIIRNHRIIETFLYEKLGYSLHDLHNLSEELEHVKDSIFFTRLYEFLGKPETCPHGGIIPTEDAFIEKAVKPIADFNEGESPKIRRVMDDSNILNYMSSINLNVNDVIHITEVDSFNELILFTINENDSVHHISFKQAHIIFSY from the coding sequence ATGAAAAAATCATCAAGTAATAAAGAAGACTATCTAAAGGCTATTTACGAAAACAATGGCATTGATGAATTTGTCTCAAATAAAACATTATCAAATCACCTTGGCGTCTCTCCTGCTTCCGTTACCGAGATGGTTGAAAAATTACAAAATGACGGCTTAATCGAATATAAACCTTATACTGGCGTAAAACTTACGCAAGAGGGATTAGATCAAACAGCAACAATCATACGTAATCACCGAATCATTGAAACTTTTTTATACGAAAAGTTAGGTTACTCTCTTCATGACTTACATAACCTCTCAGAAGAACTTGAACATGTTAAAGATTCAATCTTCTTCACTAGACTTTATGAATTCCTAGGAAAGCCAGAAACTTGCCCTCATGGCGGCATTATACCAACAGAAGATGCTTTTATTGAAAAAGCAGTTAAACCAATTGCTGATTTTAATGAAGGCGAATCTCCTAAAATTCGTCGTGTTATGGATGATTCAAACATTTTGAATTACATGAGCTCTATCAATTTAAACGTTAATGACGTTATTCATATAACTGAAGTAGATTCATTTAACGAATTAATTTTATTTACTATTAACGAAAACGATTCCGTTCACCACATCAGCTTTAAACAAGCTCATATTATTTTTTCATATTAA
- a CDS encoding FtsW/RodA/SpoVE family cell cycle protein: protein MQRINKRQIKSVDYGILLPVFLLSIVGMISLYVALDKDGGTNIVSQMLQQGLWYVIGVIFIFIVMQFSPKVVWKLTPIGYVFGLGVMTALLFYYDANLATRTGSKNWFRIGSLTFQPAELMKIAYILILAYIVTAHNIKNRQRTLKTDGMLILKLVIATIPVGILLKLQNDFGTMLVFIAILGGIFIMSGISWKIIIPVVVTFTLLGAGILYLVTTDAGREVLYSLGFKSYQFARIDSWIDPFHDATGNSYQQAQALKAIGSGGVGGKGFNVSDVYVPVRESDMIFSVIAENFGFIGSCFVIFLYFILIYRMIRVCFDTNNEFFSYIATGVIMMILFHVFENIGANIGLLPLTGIPLPFISQGGSSLISNMIGVGLVMSMRYQYQPEEYGTLDFKYEG from the coding sequence ATGCAAAGAATAAATAAAAGACAAATTAAATCAGTTGACTATGGGATATTACTTCCGGTCTTTTTATTGTCAATTGTTGGAATGATATCTTTATATGTAGCACTAGATAAAGATGGAGGAACTAACATTGTTTCCCAAATGCTACAACAAGGTTTATGGTATGTAATTGGTGTCATTTTCATTTTTATTGTTATGCAATTTAGTCCAAAAGTTGTATGGAAACTAACACCAATCGGTTACGTGTTTGGTTTAGGAGTTATGACTGCACTTTTGTTCTATTATGATGCTAACCTTGCTACACGTACAGGTTCAAAAAACTGGTTTAGAATTGGAAGTTTGACTTTCCAGCCAGCAGAATTGATGAAAATTGCATACATATTGATTTTAGCTTACATTGTAACAGCGCATAATATTAAAAATAGGCAACGAACTTTAAAGACAGACGGTATGTTAATTTTAAAATTAGTTATTGCCACCATTCCAGTTGGTATTTTATTAAAACTTCAAAATGATTTTGGAACAATGTTAGTATTTATTGCCATTTTAGGTGGAATTTTTATTATGTCAGGTATCTCTTGGAAAATTATCATCCCAGTTGTTGTGACATTCACGCTTCTTGGAGCAGGTATTCTCTATTTGGTAACGACAGATGCAGGACGAGAAGTTTTATATAGCCTAGGTTTTAAAAGTTATCAATTCGCTCGTATTGATTCTTGGATTGATCCTTTCCATGATGCTACGGGAAATTCTTATCAACAAGCTCAAGCACTTAAGGCAATTGGTTCTGGTGGTGTTGGAGGCAAAGGCTTTAATGTTTCTGATGTTTATGTTCCAGTTAGAGAATCAGATATGATTTTTTCAGTAATTGCTGAAAACTTTGGTTTTATTGGAAGTTGTTTCGTTATTTTCTTATACTTTATTTTAATTTACCGCATGATTCGTGTTTGTTTTGATACGAACAATGAGTTTTTCTCATATATCGCTACAGGAGTTATCATGATGATTTTATTCCACGTATTTGAAAATATAGGAGCTAATATTGGTTTACTTCCATTAACAGGGATTCCACTTCCTTTTATTAGTCAGGGAGGATCTTCCTTAATTAGTAATATGATTGGTGTTGGCTTGGTTATGTCAATGAGGTATCAATATCAACCAGAAGAATATGGAACTCTTGATTTTAAATATGAAGGTTAA
- a CDS encoding LapA family protein, whose protein sequence is MKKTTKLFFVLILSFIVVLFSVINAQQIEVNFLVTQISLPLVVIIIGAVLIGALIVLIVMMSSIWQKNKMIKQQKQEVYELKNKSNEEMDSETDEMIQQLKSDLKEKELELSDLRHQLVNQMMSDSSQEEFNNESSD, encoded by the coding sequence GTGAAAAAGACAACAAAATTATTTTTTGTTCTGATTCTTTCTTTTATTGTTGTACTGTTTTCAGTTATTAACGCGCAACAAATAGAAGTGAACTTTTTAGTAACACAAATCTCACTTCCTTTGGTTGTTATTATCATAGGAGCTGTTTTAATAGGAGCCCTTATTGTTTTAATAGTTATGATGAGTAGTATTTGGCAAAAAAATAAAATGATAAAACAGCAAAAACAAGAAGTTTATGAGCTTAAAAATAAGTCGAATGAGGAAATGGACTCTGAAACAGACGAAATGATTCAACAGTTAAAATCAGACTTAAAAGAAAAAGAATTAGAGTTGTCTGATTTAAGACATCAACTAGTCAATCAGATGATGTCAGATTCATCGCAAGAAGAATTTAATAATGAAAGTTCAGACTAG
- a CDS encoding SDR family NAD(P)-dependent oxidoreductase: MKKVFSDLKGKTVLITGASSGLGEQIAYESARGGAQVILCARREEKLIEITKECSNLSQLPCDYFSLDISNFEDVERKLNLIETRYPEIDVLVNCAGYGHFELFLDSDFNETIDMFQVNVLGLIYVTQKIGLMMAKKNKGHIINIASQAGKMATPKSSIYAATKFAVIGFSNSLRLEMKPLGISVTTVNPGPIKTSFFDIADPDGTYLDSVGRWVLNSESLAKKIVSSMGTYRREINAPFVMEIGSKAYQLFPHIGDFLATNFFDKK, encoded by the coding sequence ATGAAAAAAGTGTTTAGTGATTTAAAAGGTAAAACAGTTCTTATAACAGGTGCTTCTAGTGGCTTAGGTGAACAGATAGCTTATGAATCTGCAAGAGGCGGAGCACAAGTTATACTTTGTGCTAGAAGAGAAGAGAAATTAATAGAGATTACTAAAGAATGTTCAAACCTTTCTCAATTACCTTGTGACTATTTTTCTTTAGATATTTCAAATTTTGAGGATGTAGAAAGAAAGTTAAACTTAATAGAAACCAGATATCCTGAAATTGATGTTTTAGTTAATTGTGCAGGATATGGACATTTTGAGTTATTTTTAGATTCTGATTTCAACGAAACGATAGATATGTTTCAAGTTAATGTTTTAGGCTTAATTTACGTTACTCAAAAAATAGGTTTAATGATGGCTAAAAAAAATAAAGGACACATTATTAATATTGCGTCACAAGCCGGTAAAATGGCGACACCTAAATCAAGTATTTATGCAGCAACAAAGTTTGCTGTGATTGGCTTTTCTAATAGTTTAAGATTAGAGATGAAACCATTAGGAATTTCGGTGACAACAGTCAATCCAGGACCGATAAAAACATCCTTTTTTGATATTGCAGACCCAGATGGTACATATCTAGATTCTGTAGGTCGTTGGGTTTTAAATTCCGAATCTTTGGCAAAAAAGATTGTTTCATCCATGGGAACATATAGAAGAGAAATAAATGCTCCGTTTGTGATGGAGATTGGAAGTAAAGCTTACCAGCTATTCCCACACATAGGAGATTTTTTAGCAACAAATTTTTTTGATAAGAAATAG
- the rnz gene encoding ribonuclease Z: MEIQFLGTGAGVPSKQRNVTSIALKLLDERNAVWLFDCGEGTQQQILNTNLRPRKIEKIFITHLHGDHIFGLPGLLSSRSFQGGESPLEIYGPKGIKSFVLTSLKVSESHVKYPLKFIEIEESGLIFEDHGFKVYCDELDHRIQCYGYRVVEADFQGELQVEKLKELNIPAGPIYKRIKNGETVELADGRIINGKEFIGESRQGRIVTILGDTRVHPNSLKLAQHADVLVHESTFNHEESKMAKNYYHSTSTQAAEIAKEANVKQLLLTHISARYLGKAVFDLEKEAQKVFPNSKIVRDFDIIDIPLKKD, from the coding sequence ATGGAAATCCAATTTTTAGGAACTGGTGCGGGTGTACCATCCAAACAACGTAATGTGACAAGTATTGCATTAAAATTATTAGATGAAAGAAATGCCGTTTGGCTATTTGACTGCGGTGAAGGAACTCAGCAGCAAATATTGAATACAAATCTTCGTCCAAGAAAAATAGAAAAAATTTTTATCACTCATTTACATGGAGATCATATTTTTGGTTTACCTGGTTTATTGAGCAGTCGCTCATTTCAAGGAGGAGAGTCACCTCTTGAAATTTATGGACCTAAGGGAATTAAAAGTTTTGTTTTAACAAGTTTAAAAGTATCAGAATCTCATGTAAAGTATCCACTTAAATTTATTGAAATTGAAGAATCTGGACTTATTTTTGAAGACCATGGTTTTAAAGTTTACTGTGATGAATTAGATCATAGAATTCAGTGTTATGGTTATCGAGTGGTCGAAGCCGACTTTCAAGGTGAACTGCAAGTTGAAAAGCTAAAAGAGTTAAATATTCCAGCAGGACCTATTTATAAACGAATAAAAAATGGTGAAACAGTTGAATTGGCCGATGGGCGTATAATTAATGGTAAAGAATTTATTGGAGAATCAAGACAAGGTCGAATTGTGACTATTTTAGGAGATACACGTGTCCATCCTAACAGTTTGAAATTAGCCCAACATGCAGATGTTTTAGTACATGAGAGCACCTTCAATCATGAAGAAAGTAAGATGGCAAAAAATTACTATCACTCAACTTCAACACAAGCTGCCGAGATTGCAAAAGAAGCAAATGTTAAGCAGTTACTATTAACTCACATTAGTGCAAGATATTTAGGAAAAGCTGTTTTTGATTTAGAAAAAGAGGCTCAAAAAGTATTTCCTAATTCAAAAATTGTGCGAGATTTTGATATTATCGATATTCCTTTAAAGAAAGATTAA
- a CDS encoding metal ABC transporter substrate-binding protein: protein MKKFKIVLVSLVSVLGIFALAACGKGEEAKKEDKNEKLQVVATNSILADMTEQVGKDKVDIHSIVPRGTDPHEFEPLPEDIAKATDADVIFYNGLNLETGGDGWFMKLMKTSKKEENKDYFVTSKDVKPMYLTSKGQESEQDPHAWLSLENGIKYVENIKDVLVEKDEKNKDFYEKNAESYISELEKLHKDNVERYKEIPKDKNLLVTSEGAFKYFSDAYGIQAAYIWEINTESQGTPEQMSQIIDKIKKSNVSSLFVEQSVDPRSMESVSRETKLPIYDTIFTDSLAKEGEKGDTYLTMMTWNLDKIHDGLMK, encoded by the coding sequence TTGAAGAAATTTAAAATAGTATTAGTTAGTTTAGTATCAGTATTAGGAATTTTTGCATTAGCAGCTTGTGGAAAAGGAGAAGAAGCTAAAAAAGAAGATAAGAATGAGAAATTACAGGTTGTTGCAACCAACTCAATTTTAGCAGATATGACAGAACAAGTCGGAAAAGACAAAGTAGATATCCACAGTATTGTTCCTAGAGGGACAGATCCACATGAATTTGAACCGTTACCAGAAGATATTGCCAAAGCAACAGATGCAGATGTTATCTTTTATAACGGATTGAATTTAGAAACTGGTGGAGACGGTTGGTTTATGAAACTAATGAAAACATCTAAAAAAGAGGAAAATAAAGATTATTTTGTGACAAGTAAAGATGTTAAACCAATGTACTTAACTAGTAAAGGTCAAGAAAGTGAGCAAGACCCGCATGCTTGGTTGTCTTTAGAAAATGGAATAAAATATGTGGAAAATATTAAAGATGTTTTAGTTGAAAAAGATGAGAAAAATAAAGATTTCTATGAAAAAAATGCTGAGTCTTATATTAGTGAACTAGAAAAACTTCATAAAGATAATGTAGAACGTTATAAAGAAATTCCTAAAGATAAAAACTTACTTGTAACAAGTGAAGGAGCATTTAAGTATTTTTCTGACGCATATGGTATTCAAGCAGCTTACATCTGGGAAATTAACACTGAAAGTCAAGGAACACCAGAACAAATGAGTCAAATTATCGACAAGATTAAAAAATCAAATGTTTCTTCTTTATTCGTAGAACAAAGTGTTGATCCAAGAAGTATGGAGTCTGTTTCAAGAGAAACTAAGTTACCGATTTATGATACTATCTTTACGGATTCCTTAGCTAAGGAAGGTGAAAAAGGAGATACGTATCTTACTATGATGACTTGGAATTTAGATAAAATACATGATGGTTTGATGAAATAA
- a CDS encoding metal ABC transporter permease — MIQNFINGLIQYEFLQNALLTSIIVGVVSGVIGSFIILRGMSLMGDAISHAVLPGVAMSYILGANYMIGASIFGIAAAGLIGFVTQKSKLKSDTAIGIVFSSFFALGIILISFAQSSTDLYHILFGNVLAVRPSDLYTTLGVAIAVILFVAIFYKELLVSSFDPVMAQAYGLKVQAIHYALMFFLTLVAVSSLQTVGTVLVVAMLVTPAATAYLLTDKLSVMIFISSLIGGISAVVGLFFSYSYNLASGATIVLTTAVFFIIAFIFSPKQGIVFKKKEVMAIEEI, encoded by the coding sequence ATGATTCAAAATTTTATTAATGGATTAATACAATATGAATTTTTACAAAATGCGTTGTTAACATCGATTATTGTTGGTGTTGTATCAGGTGTAATTGGGAGCTTTATTATTTTGAGAGGAATGTCACTAATGGGAGATGCGATTTCTCATGCTGTTCTTCCAGGAGTTGCAATGAGTTACATTTTAGGAGCTAATTACATGATCGGTGCTTCTATTTTTGGAATTGCTGCTGCTGGTTTAATAGGATTTGTTACTCAAAAAAGTAAATTGAAAAGTGATACAGCTATTGGGATTGTTTTCAGTTCGTTCTTTGCTTTAGGAATTATCTTAATTTCTTTTGCCCAAAGTTCAACAGATTTGTATCATATTCTTTTTGGTAATGTTTTGGCAGTTAGACCAAGTGATCTTTACACTACTTTAGGTGTTGCTATTGCAGTTATTTTATTTGTTGCTATTTTTTATAAAGAACTGCTAGTAAGTTCTTTCGACCCTGTTATGGCACAAGCTTATGGCTTGAAAGTGCAAGCTATCCATTACGCATTAATGTTTTTCTTAACGCTTGTAGCGGTATCTTCACTTCAAACAGTAGGGACTGTTTTAGTAGTAGCAATGTTAGTGACGCCAGCTGCTACAGCTTATTTACTGACAGATAAGTTGTCAGTGATGATTTTTATATCAAGCTTAATTGGAGGAATAAGTGCTGTTGTAGGTTTATTCTTTAGTTATTCATATAACTTAGCCTCTGGAGCAACTATCGTCTTAACAACAGCAGTATTCTTTATTATTGCATTTATTTTTTCACCAAAACAAGGAATCGTATTTAAAAAGAAAGAGGTTATGGCAATTGAAGAAATTTAA
- a CDS encoding metal ABC transporter ATP-binding protein produces MNATTLSGVVQDTLTNKPIDVTNITVAYQHKKAIENVSASIEPGKITGIIGPNGAGKSTLLKAIIGLIKTETGQVSVNGQSIDAIRKNIAYVEQRSAIDLTFPIKVDETVLLGTFPNLGLFRRPKKEQKEKVIESLKKVKMEDFAKRQIGNLSGGQLQRVFIARALAQEADIIFLDEPFVGIDMVSEKVIVDLLKQLRDEGKTIVIVHHDLHKTREYFDNLIILNKKLVAEGSVETTFVTKNIQAAYGDSMGEIVIKGVND; encoded by the coding sequence ATGAATGCAACAACTTTATCAGGAGTCGTACAAGATACTTTAACAAATAAGCCCATTGATGTGACAAACATAACAGTGGCTTATCAACATAAAAAAGCAATAGAAAATGTGAGTGCTTCTATTGAACCAGGAAAAATAACAGGAATTATTGGACCCAATGGTGCAGGAAAATCAACTTTGTTAAAAGCCATTATAGGCTTAATTAAAACTGAGACTGGTCAAGTTAGTGTAAATGGGCAGTCTATAGATGCTATTAGAAAAAATATTGCTTATGTTGAACAACGCAGTGCGATTGATTTGACATTTCCAATAAAGGTAGATGAAACTGTGTTATTAGGAACATTTCCTAATTTAGGTCTATTTAGAAGACCTAAAAAAGAGCAAAAAGAAAAAGTAATTGAAAGTCTTAAAAAAGTAAAAATGGAAGATTTTGCTAAAAGACAAATTGGAAATTTATCAGGAGGTCAATTACAAAGAGTCTTTATTGCACGAGCTTTAGCACAGGAAGCTGATATTATTTTTTTAGATGAACCATTTGTGGGAATTGATATGGTTAGTGAGAAAGTGATTGTGGACTTACTTAAACAATTAAGAGATGAAGGTAAAACAATTGTTATTGTCCATCATGATCTACATAAAACAAGAGAATACTTTGATAATTTAATTATTTTAAATAAAAAGTTAGTTGCTGAAGGCAGTGTTGAAACAACCTTTGTGACAAAAAATATTCAAGCAGCCTATGGTGATTCAATGGGAGAAATCGTCATCAAAGGAGTGAATGACTAA
- a CDS encoding IS1182 family transposase, which produces MYKNYNMKQVTLSLDLEIYLEKNDIAFAINELVESIPSYVFSVFDHQMGTSSYDPRMMLKLILCGYTQSNFSGRKIEAMTKDSIRTRWLTQSQFPNFRTINRFRVNPLVQPILQECFIQFRNQLVSQKLIEEDSIFIDGTKLEANANKYSFVWRKSTTRFDDSLTEKSKIYYKQLVKEKIIPSIHNEDEEWDDKQLNLIADSIETKVSELTEQIDDTEDVTLRKELRRQRKEPKKALKAFREFSDRKKKYKQQYQIFKERNSFSKIDIDATFMKMKEDHMMNGQLKPAYNVQIATNNQYVLAYDTFSNPTDFKTMIPFLTTIKESYFELPNYIVADAGYGSEENYQAILDDFERTPLITYTMYQKEQTKKYKQNPFITNNWKYNELTDSYTCPNNRELSFRNYSTRNDKQGFTKQLKMYECETCIDCPVRSLCTRAKSNKSRVIQKNGNWEYFKAHARELLSDDVTGAIYRRRKIDVEPAFGNLKANLSFNRFSVRGQEKVTQELGFAFMALNLRKLSKFRKDIDRKIRKNKNSKMINLILEFLLCFKRLLGQPPSILLLVYKFKNKFFNSY; this is translated from the coding sequence ATGTATAAAAATTATAACATGAAACAAGTTACATTATCACTAGATTTAGAAATTTATTTAGAAAAAAACGACATCGCTTTCGCGATTAATGAATTAGTAGAGAGTATTCCAAGTTACGTTTTTTCTGTTTTTGATCATCAAATGGGAACCTCGTCTTATGATCCAAGAATGATGTTGAAACTTATTTTATGTGGATATACACAGTCTAATTTTTCTGGTAGAAAAATTGAAGCGATGACTAAAGATAGTATTCGTACTAGGTGGTTGACTCAATCACAATTTCCTAACTTCAGAACCATTAATCGTTTTCGAGTGAATCCTTTGGTTCAGCCAATTCTTCAAGAGTGTTTTATTCAATTTAGAAATCAATTAGTTTCGCAGAAATTGATTGAAGAAGATTCTATTTTTATTGATGGGACCAAATTGGAAGCTAATGCCAATAAATATAGTTTTGTTTGGAGAAAGAGTACGACCAGATTTGACGATTCTCTAACAGAAAAATCAAAAATATATTATAAACAATTAGTCAAAGAAAAAATCATTCCGTCGATTCATAATGAAGATGAGGAATGGGATGATAAACAGTTGAATCTCATTGCCGATTCTATTGAAACTAAAGTATCTGAGTTGACTGAACAAATAGATGATACAGAAGACGTTACACTTAGAAAAGAACTCCGTCGTCAAAGAAAGGAACCTAAAAAAGCCTTAAAGGCTTTTCGAGAATTCAGTGATAGGAAGAAAAAATATAAGCAACAATATCAGATTTTTAAAGAGAGAAATAGTTTTTCAAAAATAGATATAGACGCTACTTTTATGAAAATGAAAGAAGATCATATGATGAATGGTCAACTGAAACCGGCATACAATGTCCAAATCGCAACCAACAATCAATACGTTCTAGCTTATGATACTTTTTCAAATCCAACAGATTTTAAAACGATGATTCCTTTTTTGACCACTATCAAAGAATCTTATTTTGAGTTACCTAATTATATTGTAGCTGACGCCGGTTATGGAAGTGAAGAAAACTACCAAGCCATCTTGGATGATTTTGAGAGAACACCATTAATCACCTACACTATGTATCAAAAAGAACAGACCAAAAAATATAAACAAAACCCATTCATTACTAATAATTGGAAATACAATGAATTAACAGATAGCTATACTTGTCCTAACAATAGAGAACTGAGTTTTAGAAATTACTCTACTCGCAATGATAAACAGGGATTTACAAAACAGTTAAAAATGTATGAATGTGAAACATGTATAGATTGCCCTGTCAGATCTTTGTGTACCCGAGCAAAAAGTAATAAAAGTAGAGTCATTCAAAAAAATGGTAACTGGGAATATTTTAAAGCTCACGCAAGAGAGCTTTTGAGCGATGATGTAACAGGAGCGATTTACCGTCGAAGAAAAATTGACGTAGAACCAGCCTTTGGAAATCTAAAGGCTAATTTGTCGTTCAATCGATTCTCGGTTAGAGGTCAAGAGAAAGTAACACAGGAGTTAGGTTTTGCGTTTATGGCTCTAAATTTGAGAAAACTAAGTAAATTTAGGAAGGATATAGACAGAAAAATAAGAAAAAACAAGAATTCCAAAATGATAAACCTCATTTTAGAATTCTTGCTTTGTTTTAAGAGACTTTTGGGTCAGCCTCCTAGTATTTTACTATTAGTCTACAAATTCAAAAACAAATTCTTTAATTCTTACTAG
- the obgE gene encoding GTPase ObgE, which translates to MSMFLDQVTISVKAGKGGDGMVAFRREKYVPDGGPAGGDGGRGGSLILVVDEGLRTLMDFRFNRHFAAEPGENGMSKSMHGRGSEDRYVKVPAGTTVRDKETGALLGDLLTHGQELKVAQGGRGGRGNIRFATPRNPAPEIAEKGEPGQERQIELELKVLADVGLVGFPSVGKSTLLSIVSQARPKIGAYHFTTLVPNLGMVSTQDGDSFVMADLPGLIEGASEGVGLGTQFLRHIERTRVILHVIDMSGMEGRDPFEDYLLINKELESHNMRLLERPQIIVANKMDMPDAEENLEIFKQKIADLKEDEFSDDIPIFAISGISRQGIDPLLNATAKLVDITPEFPMYQDEEVEEVVQYSFTEEEPDFTVSRDDDATWVLLGEKLEKLFVMTNFDREESVMKFARQLRGMGVDDTLRKMGAKDGDLVRIKEFVFEFVD; encoded by the coding sequence ATGTCCATGTTTTTAGATCAAGTAACAATAAGCGTTAAAGCCGGAAAAGGTGGAGACGGAATGGTTGCATTTAGACGTGAAAAATACGTTCCAGATGGTGGACCAGCAGGTGGCGATGGAGGTCGTGGTGGTAGTCTTATTTTAGTTGTTGATGAGGGACTACGTACGTTGATGGACTTTAGGTTTAATCGTCATTTTGCAGCTGAACCTGGAGAAAATGGCATGAGTAAAAGTATGCACGGTAGAGGTTCTGAAGATCGCTATGTAAAAGTTCCAGCAGGGACAACAGTTCGAGATAAAGAAACAGGTGCTTTATTAGGTGATTTGTTAACTCATGGTCAAGAGTTAAAAGTTGCTCAAGGAGGTCGTGGAGGTCGTGGGAATATTCGATTTGCGACACCAAGAAATCCAGCACCAGAAATCGCTGAAAAGGGCGAACCTGGTCAAGAAAGACAAATTGAATTAGAATTAAAAGTTTTAGCAGATGTTGGTTTGGTAGGTTTCCCTTCAGTAGGAAAATCAACTTTACTTTCAATTGTTTCACAAGCAAGACCTAAAATTGGTGCTTATCATTTTACCACTTTAGTACCTAATTTAGGAATGGTTTCAACACAAGATGGGGATAGTTTTGTTATGGCCGATTTACCAGGTCTTATTGAAGGAGCTTCTGAAGGTGTTGGATTAGGAACTCAATTTTTACGTCATATTGAGCGTACAAGAGTTATCTTGCATGTGATTGATATGAGTGGAATGGAAGGTAGAGATCCGTTTGAAGACTACTTATTAATTAATAAGGAGTTAGAATCTCATAATATGCGTCTTTTAGAAAGACCACAAATTATTGTAGCTAATAAAATGGATATGCCCGATGCTGAAGAAAATCTTGAAATATTCAAGCAAAAAATTGCTGATTTAAAAGAAGATGAATTTAGTGATGACATCCCTATTTTTGCTATTTCAGGGATTTCAAGACAAGGAATTGATCCTTTATTAAATGCAACAGCTAAATTAGTAGATATCACTCCAGAGTTTCCAATGTACCAAGATGAAGAAGTCGAAGAAGTTGTTCAATACAGCTTTACTGAAGAAGAACCAGACTTTACTGTTTCTCGTGATGATGATGCAACTTGGGTTTTATTGGGAGAAAAACTTGAAAAATTATTCGTTATGACTAATTTTGATCGTGAAGAAAGTGTTATGAAGTTTGCTCGCCAATTAAGAGGTATGGGTGTGGACGATACACTTAGAAAAATGGGAGCCAAAGATGGCGACCTAGTAAGAATTAAAGAATTTGTTTTTGAATTTGTAGACTAA